In Pyxicephalus adspersus chromosome 10, UCB_Pads_2.0, whole genome shotgun sequence, the DNA window TTCTGAttctctcctcccctcttcattaCTCTACCgtcttcttttttcctctctcctaATCCATCCACATTATTCTCCTCTCCATTACATCCCTCTTTAATTCTTTCCTTCCCTCCTCTGTACAATACTCTCCTTCCCTCTACATTATTCTCCTCTGCTCTGTTGTTTTGTATGCTTTAgctaatttctcttttatattgcTAATAGAATTGTATGCCAGAGCTTGGGGAAAACCTCCAATGTATATTATTGTTGTCAGAAAaactttaatgttaataaaattctTCTTTCCATCAGGTGGACAGAATATGACAACCCCGAGAGAACACCAGATTTTATCTTCAGACTATAAAGTCAATGCTAAAGACAGTTCCTCCAATCACTACAGATCATCTTCTGCTCATTCAGATGGTATAACAAAAATAATCCTGGGTTCTGAAGTCAGAGAAGGCTTTAGATCTCAGTCGTCACTTGCTTTGGATCAAAGAACAAGCACGGAAGATCGTCCATTTCCATGTTCAGTTTGTGGGAaaagtttcaaacacaaatcAGATCTTGTtaaacaccagagaattcacactggAGAGCGTCCCTACGCATGTTCAGAGTGCGGAAAGTGTTTTATCTCAAGACCAAAACTTGTCATACACCATAGAATTCACACAGGGGAacgtcctttttcatgttcagagtgcggCAAAAGTTTTGCGGGTAAAAGAGTACTTATCGAACATCAGAGGATTCACACTGGCGAGCGTCCCTTTTCATGTACCGAATGTGGCAGAAGTTTTGCTCGGAAAAGAGTACTTATCGAACACCAGAGAGTTCATATGGATGAGCGTCCCTTTTtatgttcagagtgtggaaaatCATTCGCCAAGAAGGGAGACCTTCTGATTCACCACAGAATACACACGGGTGACCGTCCATTTTCATGTGCCGAATGCGGGAACTGTTTCACTCAGAAAAGATACCTCCTCACTCATCAAAAACTTCATACAGACGGGCGTCCTTTTTCCTGTACAGagtgcagaaaatgttttacaagGAAATCACACTTAATTGCACATCAGAAGACCCATACccgttgattattattattattattaataataaacaggatttatatagcgccaacgtattacgcagcgctgtacattaaataggggtgatACCAGTGACACATGAATTGTTCTAGCTGTAGAACAATAACATTTCTCGGGCCACCTCTAAACAACTCTGGATAGTGTCAGACCCCAGCCAAAAATTAGCTTTTAACAGAAACTTTCTTCCAGTAGCCTTTCAGACCTCCCGGTTAGATATAAAGTCCTCCTCTGCTCATAAACCACAGGGTGGTCCAACTCCTAACTTCATAAGTCCATTCTCCGTGTACCCTTCCCCCTACTAGGAACAGCCCTGATCTCCTGCATCATCCTGTATCACTAATCgtacaagttattattattattattaaacaggatttatatagcaccaacaaattacgcagcgctgtacattaaatagggattgcaaatgacagactaatacagacagtgaaacaggaggagaggaccctgccccgaagagcttacaatcaagtaggtgggggaatttcgcacacaataggaggagagatatggagtggtgggaagtagtgatggtttcaaaagacagaagaagatgggtaggcaagtttgaaaaaatgggttttgagcgctcttttaaatgagcagaacgtaggagcaagccgaatagaccATTCCTCTTCAAGACCCACAGCTGACTAAGGAACACCTTTCCCCAAGTGCTACTTCCATCTTGTCTCATTCCTGAACTGGCATTGCCCCAATTGTTCTTGCCAATAATATATTCTCTATTTCTACTCCTAAAGGTTTAATTACTTATATCTCCATGACCTTCCTGGAAAAACTGCTTTCCTCccatatttaaatactttacaaCAAGTGCAAAATACAGGTGCTCTAATAGAGGACCACCTAAGGTGTGACCCTCACCCAGCATCTTACCACCTTTGTTTTGGGGTAACCATACCTATCTCATCGGTAAGAGCATAATgtcattcatatataaatatataacttcaTACCTGATGTACTACACT includes these proteins:
- the LOC140339072 gene encoding uncharacterized protein, producing the protein MRMDKHQSPMTEKILDLTLEIIYLLTGKDCEVVKKTSDEKLTPSSQRHGLSPPSFLTPEKNTKILEATQKMIELLIRESENPNDYNIIIKEEYKEEDEEYGVREPPNNRNQPEQCSPPLYSQDSKRVEEPINIKVDIKEEDEQGSVRGDHQSTEIIMVAVKEEESSPDICTGGQNMTTPREHQILSSDYKVNAKDSSSNHYRSSSAHSDGITKIILGSEVREGFRSQSSLALDQRTSTEDRPFPCSVCGKSFKHKSDLVKHQRIHTGERPYACSECGKCFISRPKLVIHHRIHTGERPFSCSECGKSFAGKRVLIEHQRIHTGERPFSCTECGRSFARKRVLIEHQRVHMDERPFLCSECGKSFAKKGDLLIHHRIHTGDRPFSCAECGNCFTQKRYLLTHQKLHTDGRPFSCTECRKCFTRKSHLIAHQKTHTR